The following nucleotide sequence is from Anopheles stephensi strain Indian chromosome 3, UCI_ANSTEP_V1.0, whole genome shotgun sequence.
CGTGACTAAAAATTCGAGCCCTAATCACTAACCTGTGTTGATAGATCACGATCGTCAACAGCATGGCGGCTGTAGCTAAGTCGTCGAGCCTGTTAGGGGAAAAAACGAACCACAATTAGCATACCCAACGATAACGACTATTTAAAATGGAGTGCTAGACTCGTTGACTCTTATCGCTCACTGCAACATGACATTCGACCCTAAAAAATGGTCTCCGCataaaacacgaaacaataaCAGAAACGAACACGACACAAGAGTCACTAGTAGTCGAGCAAAATACGAAACAATTATCTTGTACTGTGATATCCAAACATTGAGATTAATCTtcgcgttttttgtttgtttcctttttcacgaggacttgtttgtttcatttgttaGATTGTTAGAAAGTGCGATTCATTATTCTAGACATGCTGGCAAAAAACCCAGTgctttatgaaaattgttttactCCTTTCGGTTCTGTTCGGAAATCACCATAAGCGGAAGGTAGAAACATTCGATAAAAGCATCGGGATCGGAAGACAATACAAACATTTGtacaaattttttttaaacaaaatgaacTACAACATCAATAATAGCACAGACTAATAGTAGAGGAATTGTTATAGAAAGTAGATATCCAGGATAAATACAATACAGGtcaataaatcatttaaaatgattttcttcaatggaaaaaatggaacgaaATGTACAAATGTATATGAAGTTCTATTTCTACACACGAGCTCAAAATTTTAACCatccaatcaatcaatcaaaagaTAACAAAATCCTTACTATGAGTACAAATAAGTTCGTAACGTTTTAATATCAGATGTACGCTCAAGCTTCTTATACAGTATCTCGATCTGTATTGCCTATCTTCTTTGCCTAACATCCTCTTGatgtcatgcctgccatatctggcttactagaattAATGATACcgcgtagttggatagccagtcctcactacgatgGAAcgatccgaatgggatttgaaccccggttctaccgtgtgaagatcggcccTGTTGTCGCAACTACCACCGGGAAGCTCCTCATAAAGGAACTTTAGAATCACTCCGGAGAATGTTCCAAATGAAATAATGGATCATTTCCAGTCCTATGAggaattttgcaatcatataatggaattcTACATACAGTTAGGGGAGATTTGCAACACGACTATGGAACTTTGCGACTGTTCAGTCCAATTCAATACAGCGCCACATTTTAACTGTCACACAATATCATTGCTAAAGCTTGAGCTGGAAGTGGTTTTTGCAGGGTTGCCATTTTAtaacaagtggccattttgttttatcaGACGAAGAACACCCCTACAGGTCTACCCTAGTATGAGGATGACTAACTATAGGCTAGGTAAAAGATGTTCTGTAATAAATCGTAAAGACAGATGGATTAATAATGATCCGGAATATGGGTGTTTTGATGCCACTACCAATTCACCAAATCTACCAATTCGCCAATTTGAAACCAATTCATATTCATGGGTAGAAGACCATGCAGTAAATTATGGAAACGCGTTCCGGAAGGAAACTGGTAGGTTCGTTCCGTTTCTCAAAAGGATAGATGGCAAATAGATTCGAAATTTTGAACCTGCCAAGTCCCTGGAGTTGAGTTCGAAATGTTGGTCAGGTTCACCAAAAACCACATCCCTTACTTAGTCCTGGCGTGGTTGGAGAGTCACTCCTCACTACGGATGGAACGATCCGCATGGGATCCGTTATCCGGTTCGCTTAGGTCAACAGCTCCTCatactttttatttataaacaattaCATACAAAATAGGgttaataaattgaaaacgCTACAAACTAATTTGTACTCCTAATAATACTCTATTTTcttaatcaaattttaaaaaaagaataaaatttattaaaaaaatggttgcTTCTACAAAATACAAAACCACGAAAGCAAAAGATAGTCCAGAATCCAGTTTACAGAACAAATCTTATTTAACTCATGATTTgttaggaaaaaaacaacccaaaaaCCGGGATCGTTTAACGAAGAAACGACAAGCAATTTTAtgtacacagttgcaaacgaTCCTGCCAACGTATTTACAAGTAAcatatgtacacacacacgcacactagtACGCAAGATAAACAGTTTAGAAAGAGCAACAGAAAAAGGATTCCCAGGAGTGGTAGGTTAAGTAACAGTAGTATTGGTCGGTTGAAGAAACAGATCGCACCTTCACTTGCTTCACGGCGGTCGGCCATGTGTGCCcatcgaaacacacacacgtgttaGTATGTCAGTTATCCAACGGATCACGAATAGGTTGTGTTTAGAGAAACAGTGAttgtacacacatacacaaaacacacacaaaacacacacacagaagaacacacgcacagagagcgagagagagagaaagatatgCAGCACGCACAGCAGTAACATACAAGAAGGatacgaaaagaaaacacgtACGGAGTTGTGTGGAGAGAAAATTGCTAGATTAGTGTTTATGTTGGTGACGCGCTCtcaaattcaaaatcaaacaaacaaggaTATATTGAAGGgcggaaacacaaaaaacaccccgGTACCCGGTGCAATCCGCAATGAGAAACTGAAGAGAAAATAGAAAGAACCCAGAGTGTCGTGATGCAAACATAAAGGACATGACAAAGGACAAAGGAGTGATAATAGGTGAAAATTATTTGATCCACGCGATGCGTGAGGCATCAGGATTAACATTGCGCCAACGTAACAACGAATAGGTGAACATATAAGAATAGTGGTTAGCGCATTAGAAAATCATAATCATAGATCGATCATTGAATGTTTTCGTACCGTATGTAGCGAAGCCTTTTGATTCGAAGTTTGACATTTCGGGGTTTTGGGACAATTTCATGGGGAATGTGGGGAAACGGGAATGGTTCAATGGTTGTGTTGGACGAGGATGTTTGACCACATTTTGTTTCGACCATATTTTCGTGGTTAACCACACCACGATTTCACATTCCAAGAGCAATGATAGCAGGAAGAGAGTTTGAAGGATCAAACATGGCGGCCGGTGGTATtgtttttcggttcggttcgcaAGTTCGATGATGATTGATTTTCGAGATTGAtgattgtttggtttgtttttttgtttcgagcgTCCGCCGGAGCACCAAATAATTGTGTGGAAGCGATGTTGCGAAACATTGATTGGTTGGGTGAAAGTATTTGCAGATGTACAACATTGCATGTTCGCATCGGTTTTTTGGAATTCGGATTTCGGTAAACAGAAGCACCCGGGTTCGGAATAGGTAAGCGATGGaaatttgggttttttttgtttgttgatttcACATGGTCGtcgagaggagaaaagaaaaagaaaaaagttttcATTATGTGAAAAAGTTCAGCACAccgatttcaatttcaaaccaGCTACAGATGATGGTGCGTATGATTGGATGAACGATGGGGTGGGGTGAATATTACACAGGGCTCGTGATTCGGATACTACTTCCAACCAGAGTGTCTGTAATGCAGGGTGAGCAATGAATGGCTAATCGTTCCAGTGGCTTTGTCGTGTCGAGAAACGTGATGCTACTGGGGGACTGGGGGGCGAAAAACTGGGGAAGAAACCCCCTCTAGCTGGGTTTTGCAGGTTTGCAGGGTTGTGTTTGCAGTCCTAGCAATACCTTCGTGTCAGTGTATCGTGGTTCTTTTTCACTCAAACTCAAACTAGCATGATATAAACAAGCGGCTACGTGTGTATGTGACCAGTATGTAAGTATCTTTCCCTAGTCTGTTCTTGCCTGTGTCCCAATCGATTACGCAAAATTTACGCTGTTGTTAGATTAAAATTTTGTAATCCGTATCTTGCGCGCTAGAATGAGGCTGACAGCGGTCAACATAAATTGACCAAGTGCGTGCGTATGACTTGGTGCAAGGAATTATAACGGACGTAAAACTGAACCCCCGGTTTGGTAATGTTCTACTCACCCGGCGGTACGGTTTAAGCTCCTCCGACAGCAAATGATGTATTTTGGCATCCGTTAAGTCTTTCTTCGAAGGATTGTAGTCCAGCTCCTGCATGTCCAGGTTGCGGGTCGAATTTTCAAGGTTCGTAAAGCTAGGGCTAGAGGTTAGAGAGAGGTTAGAATTTAGCTCTACATTTACAGGCTGCAATAAGCCGATCGGTTATTGCAAGAGCATATAGCAACAGTGGCACACTCTACATCAACGATACGGAACTAATAAATGGATGCATGTACTTCAGCTAAAAAAAAGTTACCGTGTAGCTATTTTTCTAAAGGCAGGTTTTTATACGGTTGAGTTACGTTACTGTCCGTTATGTCCAACGCTACTGTAGCTTTAATGTTTTCCTTGGACAAATCTTTTCCTAGCATTAAGGCGTGTAATGGCATATTTAGTCATGTGAGACTTTTTCATTGCCAGTCAGTAGTTTTGCAgcatttgctataaaaattctACCAGCTCTAGCaaaacatcagcagcaaacgCGGTAAACGTTAGCGGCCGTACACACGTGgctgacatttttttttttgaatcaaacaaaacaatagaagTAACGATACCACGTGGATGCTGAGCGCTGCGGTGATGTCTCCAGCCAGTGAGaccaaacggaacggaacggcaaaaaaataataaataaatcaaaagtAATCATTAAATCAAAACACgaaaccatacacacacacacacagtagtGAGAGGGGCATGCATCGACCAATTAGCTTCCCGTTACCATGTGCCGAGCATTGTGGCGCCGCACCTTCCGCCGAAGTAGGACGTGTAGTTTCTAAATAATGCACTCATTGATTCAGTTCCAGACATTTGTCCGATGGTGGATGGGTTGCGCCGCATGTAGTCCATCGCGTCGCGCATCGTTAGCTTAGAGTAGGTTTCCAAAATCTTCGGCTCCGGACCCTAAAGAGGAGTAGCAGTGAAAGTGTTAATGAAAGCACCCACCGTAAGCACCCTGGCGCCAGACCGTGCAAGTACCTGTAAATTCTTGATCAAATATGGACGAATGAACCTATTGTCGAATCTCTTAAACTTATCGCGTATATTGTAGTTGCCGGTCTTGCCCACGATGTCCTCAATTCCAGCCATCATGTGATCCATAAACTGTAAGCGAAATCATTTATGGTGAGAGAGAGTTGGGTGTGATCGCATCATCGCCTGCCTTACCCGTTCGTGGATACGCTCGTTCATGGTTGGTTTGCGCTTACTCGAGCGCTTCACATTAAGAATTTTGACTAGCGGTTTGATGGTGATGCCCTGCAGGAACACGGTAAAGTAAACGACCGCAATCGTCGTCGTCAAGAACATGGGCTGCAGCGGAATGTGATCCTTTTCCACCAGTAACACCAGCGCGAACGCAACAGCTCCTCGAAGGCCTAAAACGAGCAAACATTGCTAGTTAAACGCAGCTGTCCTTCGGTGTGTCAGTCCTGCTTTCGTATCTTACCTCCATAAGACATAACAAATTGATCTACTTTAGTTAGCTTGTGAATTCTAAAACGATTCGCTAACGCTGACAGTATCAAAACACCTGAGGAATGGAAAGATGGCATATCATTATTGTCCCGCTATCGGTTGACTTTGTTCAATCAGCGTACGTACCTAAAATTCTATACACCGAACAGAAGATTATTGTCAGCAAAACGAACCAAGTGTTCCACACATGCTTGTTGTTGACGGTGGCGACGCCCAGGAACATGAAGATGATTGTTTCCGCCGAGGAGGACAACATTTTCAGTGCATACTTAATGGTGGTGTGCGATTTGTGCGACACGTTCTGCTCGACGTAATTTTTCATCGTTATTCCACAGAAGGTGAtactggagagagagagagatgaaagAAAATGGTTACAATGATTGGGTTTTATCAGACGACTACACGAAGCACATTGGCATTGGATTAAGTTCAAGGCAACGGTAAGAAATTGCAGTGTGCAGTAAATTATCAGCTTGCACCATCAACATTGAGAGATAGTATATCTTGCTGATTAGAGATAATCTCTATCACTGCATACCAGCATGAATATGCACCGAGTTAACGACTAGCGGCAGGCTAGTAATCTGGCACACCATCGCCACTAACACTTCACTACTTACGCCAGGATACCGCTCATGTGGAAAATTTCCGCATTCAAGTACGCCAGATAAGCCATCACAAAGATGAAGATCGGTTCGATAACGCGCACGTGATCGGTAAAGCGTGTCACCAATCCGGTCAGGAAGCCCCAGATGACACCTGGAAACGGGAAAACAACACAATCAATCCCGACCAAACCAATCATCAGGGCACGTGCAGCGTGTTTACTATTGCAAAGGGCTCTCGAAAGCGAACACCTTCCACCAACGGTGGAGCCGATGCCGATACTCACCGATAATGGTGCCGCCGAGTGCAACCACAAAGAATGACGCAATGCCTGATATGATGTCCACGGCTATGATTTCGCTAGCACCAATTTGGTTGTACACCTCGAACATATGATACATTACGACCTGGAATGGTGGAAAAGCAGAATTCGCGTTTAGGCGTTCGCCCCCTATTCTGGCGAAGGAAACGAGTTTCCGATATACGTACAGTGACAGCATCGTTAAGCAGCGATTCACCAAACACCACGATGTACAGCACCTCGTTGACGTGTATCTCCTCGAACACGGCCAGCACTGCCACCGGATCGACGGCCGCGATCAGCGACGCGAACAGGAAGATGTGCAGGAACGGTAGGTCGACGCCGAAGATGCCGGTTTGACCGCAGGCCCACAGCGACGTACCGATGGTGGCGATATTGAATATCGTACCGATCACCGCCATCAGCAGGATGGTGCCAATGTTGTCGAAGAACATGCGGTTCGGCATAAAGTAGCCCGCGTCGAGGATGATCGGCGGCAGCATGTAGAAGAAGAACGTGTTCGGCGTCAGGGGCGACACGTGCAGGTTGGTTGCGTACCGCAACAGCACACCGATGATGACGCCGACCACGATCAGCAGGCAGGATTCGGGAAAAATGCGGCTCAGCTTGGGCGTCATGTGGAATCCTGTCGAAACACGAAACCATTTTATTTAACTAAGTTACAAAATTGAAGTACTATAGTCCCCTGGTGTCCAATAGATAGCTCGCTGCCTGAACTTGAATATTCTGTTTAGCATCAAACTTTATGAAACTAATACCAATTTGCTATTTCATCATATCCATCGACCGAATACCAATACCCATACGACCTTCTAGCCTTTGCCGTTTTAATAGCCCTTGACCTTCTTTTGTTTGATTCAAGTCACGCCGCATCCTTgcaggaagcagcagcagcatgttgGCGCTACTTTCTCCCCTCTTAAGATTGACTCCCATTTGCTTGGCTAGACTTTCGAGGAGGCAAGAGCATGGCACCACGGGCATCCATTTAGGGTGACAGCGTTTTGATCTTAGCTTGGCTTCGGGCTGCGTCGTCTGCAAGGATCCCCTTTATGAACCATTTTCGATGCACCCGTTGCATCCTTAAAGCCATCCATGAACTACCCGTTCCGTGAACATGATGCGATGAAGTTTTGAAACAGGGTGAAAGCACTCTTCATAGCTTAAGCCCTTTTTCAAGTGGATATTGTTCGATGACAGGTTCAATCCCGCAAGCTGGATGTGCCCTCTCGAACGCTTCTCATTCCTGGAACCTCCTCCCGTGCTTTATTGCATTTATTCGCCACGTTCGGTGAAGTGCCCTCCCCCATTTTTGCAATGGTTTGCCCGTGATAAACAACGACATAAAAACtaaagcacacatacacatacaccgCTTCGATGCATTTAACGGCAGAAAAGTGGCATCATCTTTTCATGCATTATGCAACGGCACGAAGAAAAACACCGGCACTAATAACAGTGTCCGAGACGGGGCAATTGAGTTAGCAGCTAAATAGTTCTGTATCGAAATGGCGCTTCGACGAGTGGCACGGTACAAACAAACGAGATGCAAATGAGTTCCACCCATTCGTTTATTCGCTTTAACAAAGATAACACCACACGGCGGATCGTGAAAACAGTTTGGTTTAATATTCATCGTGTGTGCCGCTTGGCTAAAATAGATGCGGTAATGACCTATTACGATGGGTATCTTATTTGTGATGTGTGCTAAAGTTTCTACCTCACACTGATAGGTAAGACGAATAATATCGCCATTAATTTTGAGCTATATGGCCGGAACAAGGCAAAGCACGGGGAACGAATGCTTTGAGCACGGCGTACGTTCGTCAGCATAAGTAGAGCTGTTAATATTGTGAAGATCCATCATATTGCGAgttttgataaataaaataattttga
It contains:
- the LOC118514514 gene encoding sodium/hydrogen exchanger 3 isoform X8, whose amino-acid sequence is MAVTLKQEVNLSRRACRPTDCSREQRTLLADRLAGNGGGCRRHYGGASDCGERGANNNPVTMPAKELTDCCTGRSGSLLTCLLATLAMCAGQVLLKLRHSTGGWELHQPRLGSLCIYVVFCSALLSHNAFVLARPNLSAPASGEKVSVGQLSPLDLAFDASSGPLTSASQLKRSAEAAAIIASTVPSSDVGDDGGHGDETAVGHGKAAEGEGAHGGSHDRYPVSQVDFSRVETPFVIGVWILSASIAKIGFHMTPKLSRIFPESCLLIVVGVIIGVLLRYATNLHVSPLTPNTFFFYMLPPIILDAGYFMPNRMFFDNIGTILLMAVIGTIFNIATIGTSLWACGQTGIFGVDLPFLHIFLFASLIAAVDPVAVLAVFEEIHVNEVLYIVVFGESLLNDAVTVVMYHMFEVYNQIGASEIIAVDIISGIASFFVVALGGTIIGVIWGFLTGLVTRFTDHVRVIEPIFIFVMAYLAYLNAEIFHMSGILAITFCGITMKNYVEQNVSHKSHTTIKYALKMLSSSAETIIFMFLGVATVNNKHVWNTWFVLLTIIFCSVYRILGVLILSALANRFRIHKLTKVDQFVMSYGGLRGAVAFALVLLVEKDHIPLQPMFLTTTIAVVYFTVFLQGITIKPLVKILNVKRSSKRKPTMNERIHERFMDHMMAGIEDIVGKTGNYNIRDKFKRFDNRFIRPYLIKNLQGPEPKILETYSKLTMRDAMDYMRRNPSTIGQMSGTESMSALFRNYTSYFGGRCGATMLGTCPSFTNLENSTRNLDMQELDYNPSKKDLTDAKIHHLLSEELKPYRRASLHTARRLSYSRHAVDDRDLSTQVNYKMQMNIRRMISEKKHHKRSKRVKDGKQQNHVSFPEFVQNGSAKQFANDYINEVLHEDNEDEERQAGPAEDWDGGGLTFTAKSSPASPAISVKHTLTGGGDRGAMDERGAEKEDKRFSRESRFLESEQRVATPTAIESVLPWKRVDESDDNGAIKQNEFPSWASNKEYLAYNSPSATFLARQSQKKTTPNPSPSETSTEPAEHQV
- the LOC118514514 gene encoding sodium/hydrogen exchanger 3 isoform X7; this encodes MAVTLKQEVNLSRRACRPTDCSREQRTLLADRLAGNGGGCRRHYGGASDCGERGANNNPVTMPAKELTDCCTGRSGSLLTCLLATLAMCAGQVLLKLRHSTGGWELHQPRLGSLCIYVVFCSALLSHNAFVLARPNLSAPASGEKVSVGQLSPLDLAFDASSGPLTSASQLKRSAEAAAIIASTVPSSDVGDDGGHGDETAVGHGKAAEGEGAHGGSHDRYPVSQVDFSRVETPFVIGVWILSASIAKIGFHMTPKLSRIFPESCLLIVVGVIIGVLLRYATNLHVSPLTPNTFFFYMLPPIILDAGYFMPNRMFFDNIGTILLMAVIGTIFNIATIGTSLWACGQTGIFGVDLPFLHIFLFASLIAAVDPVAVLAVFEEIHVNEVLYIVVFGESLLNDAVTVVMYHMFEVYNQIGASEIIAVDIISGIASFFVVALGGTIIGVIWGFLTGLVTRFTDHVRVIEPIFIFVMAYLAYLNAEIFHMSGILAITFCGITMKNYVEQNVSHKSHTTIKYALKMLSSSAETIIFMFLGVATVNNKHVWNTWFVLLTIIFCSVYRILGVLILSALANRFRIHKLTKVDQFVMSYGGLRGAVAFALVLLVEKDHIPLQPMFLTTTIAVVYFTVFLQGITIKPLVKILNVKRSSKRKPTMNERIHERFMDHMMAGIEDIVGKTGNYNIRDKFKRFDNRFIRPYLIKNLQGPEPKILETYSKLTMRDAMDYMRRNPSTIGQMSGTESMSALFRNYTSYFGGRCGATMLGTCPSFTNLENSTRNLDMQELDYNPSKKDLTDAKIHHLLSEELKPYRRASLHTARRLSYSRHAVDDRDLSTQVNYKMQMNIRRMISEKKHHKRSKRVKDGKQQNHVSFPEFVQNGSAKQFANDYINEVLHEDNEDEERQAGPAEDWDGGGLTFTAKSSPASPAISVKHTLTGGGDRGAMDERGAEKEDKRFSRESRFLESEQRVATPTAIESVLPWKRVDESDDNGAIKQNEFPSWASNKEYLAYNSPSATFLGGLTQPKQAKSVIGLFRRESSGSGGVVIGGVTDSETSTPVAATTPVGRVAVPKDKRSASIAGYITIGDGGEAAGNPMLDPLGISRAGPHANAFPVTASHRRNNRRGSMLELSGLLVPGRRPSRYTLEPFPAPPLETDDEKPTQSQ